One stretch of Helicobacter jaachi DNA includes these proteins:
- a CDS encoding homoserine O-succinyltransferase translates to MPLVIPEDIPAYTFLHQNAFIMGAKRAQHQDIRTLEVLIINLMPSKIETENQILSLLANSPLQVNITLLATASYIGTNTPRSHLERFYVNFSDIKGRNFDGAIVTGAPIEHLAFEEVAYWQELSHIMDYLKLHCTSTLYLCWGAMAGLYHFHKIAKVSLPQKIFGIFSHYIVQNDLLLSGLDEIIKIPHSRHSGIDEAQARNSGLKILLEGDMCGISALKDEKDFFILAHPEYAKNTLLLEYERDKQKGLEIAPPLHYLNDEGVPVLTWKSSASMIFSNWLNFSVYQDSPFIL, encoded by the coding sequence ATGCCACTTGTCATACCCGAAGATATACCCGCTTATACATTTTTGCACCAAAATGCGTTTATTATGGGTGCCAAGCGGGCGCAACATCAAGATATTAGAACATTAGAAGTATTAATCATTAATTTAATGCCAAGCAAAATTGAAACAGAAAATCAGATTCTATCACTACTTGCTAATTCGCCCCTGCAGGTGAATATCACGCTGCTTGCTACGGCTAGTTATATCGGCACAAATACGCCAAGAAGCCATTTGGAGCGATTTTATGTAAATTTTAGCGATATTAAGGGGCGTAATTTTGATGGCGCTATTGTTACAGGCGCGCCCATTGAGCATTTAGCATTTGAGGAAGTTGCCTACTGGCAGGAGCTTTCTCACATTATGGATTATTTAAAGCTGCATTGCACAAGCACGCTCTATCTCTGCTGGGGCGCAATGGCTGGGCTGTATCATTTTCATAAAATTGCAAAAGTCTCCCTGCCTCAAAAGATTTTTGGCATATTTTCTCATTATATTGTGCAAAATGATTTACTCCTTAGCGGCTTAGATGAAATCATTAAAATCCCTCACTCAAGGCATTCTGGCATTGATGAGGCACAGGCTAGAAATTCTGGGCTTAAAATCTTGCTAGAAGGCGATATGTGCGGCATTAGCGCGCTGAAAGATGAGAAAGATTTTTTTATCCTAGCCCACCCCGAATATGCCAAAAACACGCTTTTATTAGAATATGAGCGCGATAAGCAAAAGGGCTTAGAGATTGCGCCTCCGCTGCATTATTTAAACGATGAGGGCGTGCCTGTGCTTACTTGGAAATCAAGTGCGAGTATGATTTTTTCAAATTGGCTTAACTTTTCTGTGTATCAAGATTCTCCTTTTATTTTATAA
- a CDS encoding Nif3-like dinuclear metal center hexameric protein — MAHLAGLSHLEQGIRVKDIYELCDSISPFHTQQSWDNSGLNIGSLDSVCEQIVVCLEVSMPLAHALKPNTLVISHHPLLFRPINTFDTQSYPCNIAAILVRKNCTLLSLHTHFDISHLNAYLTHNVLQWRDFVQDNFFMYGTLPPQPLHKLAQYVRTKLNSEHISYVVGDDVAHLGVDSIQNLKAHKVSEIYVVCGSGCSLLSHIKPSAEVCFITSDVKHHDAMIAKSMGISLIDMGHYESEKYFVEIFKSILQNAGYNAIIADCKNPFCVC; from the coding sequence ATGGCGCATTTAGCGGGTTTAAGCCATTTGGAGCAAGGCATAAGGGTAAAGGATATATATGAGCTGTGCGATAGCATTTCGCCCTTTCACACGCAGCAGTCATGGGATAATAGCGGCTTAAATATTGGTAGTTTAGATTCTGTATGTGAGCAAATAGTGGTGTGCCTTGAAGTGAGTATGCCCCTAGCGCACGCACTAAAGCCAAATACGCTAGTTATTAGCCATCACCCCTTGCTTTTTCGCCCGATAAATACCTTTGATACACAATCCTATCCGTGCAATATCGCTGCTATTTTAGTGCGCAAAAACTGCACGCTTTTAAGCCTGCATACGCATTTTGATATATCTCATCTTAATGCCTACCTTACGCATAATGTGCTGCAGTGGCGGGATTTTGTGCAAGATAATTTTTTTATGTATGGCACACTGCCGCCACAGCCATTGCATAAGCTTGCCCAGTATGTGCGCACTAAACTTAATAGCGAGCATATAAGTTATGTTGTGGGCGATGATGTGGCGCATTTGGGCGTAGATTCTATACAGAATCTAAAAGCACATAAAGTGAGTGAAATTTATGTCGTATGCGGCAGTGGCTGCTCGCTACTCTCTCACATTAAGCCTAGCGCGGAAGTTTGCTTTATCACAAGCGATGTAAAGCACCATGATGCGATGATTGCTAAGAGTATGGGCATAAGTCTTATTGATATGGGGCATTATGAGAGTGAAAAGTATTTTGTAGAAATTTTTAAATCTATTTTGCAAAATGCAGGATATAACGCTATAATTGCGGACTGCAAAAATCCATTCTGTGTTTGCTAG
- a CDS encoding zinc ribbon domain-containing protein, producing the protein MNKHLEELIQVANLDKQIDDLEPKIHQVRHELDEKIKQKEKIIKTTQSLNQEAHSIDLEIAHHERNIQDASTKLEQIAKKQKEVKTEKEMRALDVESDIAKENMTHSNNEIARLEALKATKLEEKNSFSPKLEELEGLIKGLEEKTQSQVQEIKKAQEELFHQKEALVAKMDSKITSFYAKIRRWAKNTSVVSVFKQACGGCFIKLNDTIYNEICKGNDIINCPHCGRILYMPKPQKASKSEEKAKAKA; encoded by the coding sequence ATGAATAAGCATTTAGAAGAACTCATACAAGTAGCTAATCTTGATAAGCAAATTGATGACTTAGAGCCTAAGATTCACCAAGTGCGCCATGAGCTTGATGAAAAAATTAAGCAAAAAGAGAAGATTATTAAAACCACCCAATCGCTCAATCAAGAAGCCCATAGTATTGACCTTGAAATCGCTCATCATGAGCGCAATATCCAAGATGCCTCCACTAAGCTTGAGCAGATTGCCAAAAAGCAAAAAGAAGTCAAGACAGAAAAAGAAATGCGCGCTTTAGATGTAGAATCTGATATTGCTAAAGAAAATATGACGCATTCAAATAATGAAATTGCCCGCCTTGAGGCGCTAAAGGCTACTAAACTTGAGGAAAAAAACTCCTTTAGCCCAAAGCTTGAGGAGTTAGAGGGCTTAATCAAAGGGCTTGAGGAAAAAACGCAAAGCCAAGTGCAAGAGATTAAAAAAGCCCAAGAGGAGCTATTCCACCAAAAAGAAGCGCTTGTGGCTAAAATGGATAGCAAAATCACTAGTTTTTATGCCAAAATTAGGCGTTGGGCGAAAAATACAAGCGTAGTTTCTGTGTTTAAGCAAGCCTGCGGAGGCTGCTTTATTAAGCTTAATGACACGATTTATAATGAAATTTGTAAGGGCAATGATATTATTAACTGCCCACATTGCGGGCGAATCCTCTATATGCCAAAGCCACAAAAAGCGTCTAAAAGCGAAGAAAAGGCAAAAGCAAAGGCTTAG
- the waaA gene encoding lipid IV(A) 3-deoxy-D-manno-octulosonic acid transferase has protein sequence MARVSHKKHISAPTFPFFYFLSCLLLYVLALPLLFASSLRPKHKYSLPARFFPPQCLKGLDCEPHLWFHACSFGEIRSLEPIIKALDSINHTESTESKRTILITTITHTGFEEAKKLYQSPDSKIRVCVRYLPFEIFLPLWIKSCRHLQALIVTEAEMWKMLFYVGKVCKARTFLINARISNRSLKSYQRFKGLYASIFALIDEVLAQSQMDKERLEDLGAKHISVFGNLKTLNTPVLSAHYTKPKRIVFTAASTHRGEEKLILQAFQSLYERYQNTESKPLLLLAPRHPERFQEVYEVAQSFYPRTTLFSQTNLEPAHEVILIDALGELNNLYAISDVVILGGSFVQNVGGHNPLEPAFFHTKLISGEHIFNQYALFEAVTNYVLIPPQSLKDTLLRWEQLPQSACNQASSDKLSTLIHKITHT, from the coding sequence ATGGCGCGAGTATCTCATAAAAAGCACATTTCTGCGCCCACTTTCCCATTTTTTTATTTCCTATCATGCTTGCTGCTTTATGTGCTTGCCTTGCCGCTTTTATTTGCTAGCTCGCTGCGCCCAAAGCACAAGTATTCTCTCCCAGCGCGCTTTTTCCCTCCGCAATGTTTAAAAGGGCTAGATTGCGAGCCACATTTGTGGTTTCACGCCTGCTCATTTGGCGAGATAAGGTCTTTAGAGCCCATTATTAAAGCCCTAGATTCTATAAATCATACAGAATCTACAGAATCTAAGCGCACTATTTTAATCACCACTATCACGCACACAGGCTTTGAGGAAGCCAAAAAACTCTATCAAAGCCCAGATTCTAAAATCCGCGTATGCGTGCGCTACCTGCCTTTTGAAATATTTCTGCCCTTGTGGATAAAGTCTTGTCGCCATCTCCAAGCGCTCATCGTTACAGAAGCGGAGATGTGGAAAATGCTTTTTTATGTGGGCAAAGTGTGCAAGGCGCGCACATTTCTTATAAATGCGCGCATTTCTAATCGCTCGCTTAAAAGTTACCAGCGCTTTAAAGGATTATATGCAAGCATTTTTGCGCTTATTGATGAGGTGCTAGCCCAAAGCCAGATGGATAAAGAGCGGCTAGAGGATTTGGGCGCTAAACATATAAGCGTCTTTGGGAATCTAAAAACGCTTAATACCCCAGTGCTTAGCGCTCATTACACTAAGCCTAAGCGCATAGTTTTTACAGCGGCAAGCACGCATAGGGGTGAAGAGAAGCTCATTTTGCAAGCCTTTCAAAGCCTTTATGAGCGTTATCAAAATACAGAATCTAAGCCGCTCTTGCTCCTTGCACCGCGCCACCCGGAGCGATTTCAAGAAGTCTATGAAGTAGCCCAAAGCTTTTATCCGCGCACGACACTTTTTTCGCAAACAAACTTAGAGCCAGCCCATGAAGTTATCTTAATTGACGCGCTAGGCGAGCTTAATAATCTCTATGCTATAAGCGATGTAGTCATACTTGGTGGGAGTTTTGTGCAAAATGTAGGCGGACATAATCCGCTTGAGCCAGCATTTTTTCACACCAAACTTATAAGCGGGGAGCATATTTTTAACCAATACGCGCTTTTTGAGGCGGTTACAAACTATGTGCTAATCCCACCACAGAGCCTTAAGGACACACTTTTGCGATGGGAGCAGCTGCCTCAAAGTGCGTGTAATCAGGCAAGTAGCGATAAACTTTCTACACTTATACATAAAATCACCCATACATAG
- a CDS encoding RluA family pseudouridine synthase, which produces MKDIATDKAYKVLARAHNLSHKEAKSLIDKSLVLSGGRKLHIARLEIPTNSTFEILKPPKPHIIFEDEHILAINKPPFIESYELSDMFAGWTLLHRLDRETSGVILLIKDKSEFEKQAKQAFKNQAVYKEYICLVHGMLADSITINKPISTIKKGFAKSRIDKNGLSASTQLTPLSIIGKKTLLQAIIHTGRTHQIRVHCQSINHPILGDRIYGKPDSAKRLMLHAHKIALLGYEFSAPLPKEFD; this is translated from the coding sequence ATGAAAGATATTGCAACTGATAAAGCCTACAAAGTCCTAGCGCGCGCGCATAATCTCTCGCATAAAGAAGCTAAAAGCCTCATTGATAAATCCCTCGTGCTAAGCGGAGGGAGAAAACTGCACATCGCGCGCCTTGAAATCCCAACAAACAGCACTTTTGAGATTCTAAAGCCCCCAAAGCCGCATATTATTTTTGAAGATGAGCATATTCTAGCTATCAATAAGCCGCCGTTTATAGAATCTTATGAGTTAAGCGATATGTTTGCGGGCTGGACTTTACTGCACAGGCTTGATAGAGAGACAAGCGGAGTGATTTTACTCATTAAAGACAAAAGTGAGTTTGAAAAACAAGCAAAGCAAGCCTTTAAAAATCAAGCTGTGTATAAAGAATATATCTGCCTTGTGCATGGTATGCTTGCAGATTCTATAACGATTAATAAACCCATTTCCACCATAAAAAAGGGCTTTGCCAAATCGCGCATTGATAAAAATGGGCTAAGCGCTAGCACGCAGCTCACTCCCCTTAGCATTATAGGTAAAAAAACGCTTTTGCAAGCTATTATCCACACTGGGCGCACGCACCAAATCCGTGTGCATTGTCAAAGTATCAATCACCCCATTTTAGGCGATAGAATCTATGGCAAGCCTGATAGCGCCAAACGCCTTATGCTACACGCGCACAAAATCGCGCTTTTAGGGTATGAGTTTAGCGCGCCATTGCCCAAAGAGTTTGATTAA
- a CDS encoding YqiA/YcfP family alpha/beta fold hydrolase, producing MLLFYSHGFHSSLDCEAYKRLCVGLNIAPKQVIYDNGGDFSLNLNHCAHQILSVLNARNDFGFIGNSLGAFYLWQLSLFANSLNLPLPRYLVLFNPVLEPLSQLKKYIDKPQMNATTHTPFTLSRARWESYALALRTPLPKSIQCYVVLSKNDELIDVELSRAYWQQYAHIIEHEGGHVIADFAPFSHLLSPLLTK from the coding sequence ATGCTTTTATTTTATTCGCATGGATTTCACTCTAGCCTTGATTGCGAGGCATATAAGCGCTTATGTGTGGGCTTAAACATTGCGCCTAAGCAAGTTATTTATGATAATGGCGGAGACTTTAGCCTAAATTTAAATCATTGCGCGCACCAGATTCTATCCGTGCTTAATGCGCGCAACGATTTTGGCTTCATTGGCAATTCCTTGGGCGCATTTTATTTGTGGCAGCTAAGTTTATTTGCTAATTCGTTAAATTTGCCTTTGCCTCGCTATTTAGTGCTTTTTAACCCCGTGCTAGAGCCACTAAGCCAGCTTAAAAAATACATTGACAAACCACAAATGAATGCCACCACACACACGCCCTTTACTTTATCGCGCGCGCGGTGGGAGAGCTATGCACTTGCCCTGCGCACGCCATTGCCTAAAAGCATACAATGCTATGTGGTGTTATCTAAAAACGATGAACTTATCGATGTAGAGCTCTCCCGCGCTTATTGGCAGCAGTATGCGCATATCATAGAGCATGAGGGTGGGCATGTGATTGCAGATTTTGCGCCATTTTCGCACTTACTTTCACCATTACTTACAAAATAA
- the prfB gene encoding peptide chain release factor 2, with protein sequence MDSYEYSKLLKTLQTKCENIAKILNPTALKARLLEIEALENDEGFWQDAQNAANITKQKRQYERTLETYTNLKNELDDAQELYQIALDEADSKTLELLFEQSALLEKHTQSVELSTMLNGEHDSANAIVTIQPGAGGTESQDWASMLYRMYLRWSERKGYKVELLDYQDGEEAGIKGVAFLIKGENAYGYAKSENGVHRLVRISPFDANANRHTSFASVQISPELDDDIDIVIEDKDIRIDTYRASGAGGQHVNKTESAIRITHTPTGIVVQCQNDRSQHKNKSTALKMLKSKLYELERAKLEDANANTDKSEIGWGHQIRSYVLAPYRQVKDLRSNFATSDTTAVLDGDIDSIIESVMIWQNAQKQEQN encoded by the coding sequence ATGGATTCTTATGAATATAGCAAATTGCTTAAAACCTTGCAGACAAAATGCGAGAATATTGCAAAAATTCTTAATCCCACCGCGCTCAAAGCTCGATTGCTTGAGATTGAAGCACTAGAAAATGATGAAGGCTTTTGGCAAGATGCGCAAAATGCTGCTAATATCACTAAGCAAAAGCGCCAATATGAGCGCACACTAGAGACTTATACCAATCTCAAAAATGAGTTAGATGACGCGCAAGAACTCTACCAAATCGCGCTAGATGAGGCAGATTCTAAAACTTTGGAGCTGCTTTTTGAGCAAAGCGCACTTTTAGAGAAACACACTCAAAGTGTAGAACTCTCCACCATGCTTAATGGCGAGCATGATAGCGCAAATGCCATAGTTACCATTCAGCCCGGCGCAGGCGGGACAGAATCTCAAGACTGGGCAAGTATGCTCTATCGAATGTATTTGCGCTGGAGTGAGCGTAAGGGCTATAAAGTGGAGCTTTTAGACTATCAAGATGGCGAGGAGGCGGGCATTAAAGGCGTGGCGTTTTTGATAAAGGGAGAGAATGCCTATGGCTATGCTAAGAGTGAAAATGGCGTGCATAGGCTTGTGCGCATTTCGCCCTTTGATGCAAATGCTAATCGCCACACGAGCTTTGCTAGCGTGCAGATAAGCCCTGAACTTGATGATGATATTGATATTGTGATTGAAGATAAAGATATTCGCATTGACACTTATCGCGCAAGTGGCGCAGGCGGGCAGCATGTGAATAAGACAGAATCTGCTATCCGCATAACGCACACCCCCACTGGCATTGTCGTGCAGTGCCAAAATGATAGAAGTCAGCATAAAAATAAATCTACCGCGCTAAAAATGCTAAAATCAAAGCTCTATGAGCTAGAGCGCGCCAAGCTTGAAGATGCTAATGCTAATACAGATAAAAGCGAAATCGGCTGGGGACATCAAATAAGAAGCTATGTTTTAGCGCCCTATCGGCAGGTAAAAGATTTGCGCAGTAATTTTGCTACAAGCGACACTACTGCTGTGCTTGATGGCGATATAGATTCTATTATAGAATCTGTGATGATATGGCAGAACGCCCAAAAGCAGGAGCAAAATTAA